The genomic segment cagcagcagcatcctgcctgtgttccaccgcacccaaaataataggcatgctcctctgatactagagagaataggtatgcagcatgactagtatccattctaccgtatatactcgcgtataagccgagtttttcagccccaaaaaagggctgaaaaagccgaactcggcttatacgagggtcaatacggtaggggagggaggagggaggggggaacttactgccgccgtcgggcccacgccgcttcctgctgctaAGAGCGGCCTGGgacggcctcctgcagctgcagggaggctgccccggccctcacccggccgcgccgccgcttctggcggccgagagcggtctggggcggctgccccggccctcgcccggccacgccgccgcttctggcggccgagagcggtctggggcggctgccccggccctcgcccggccacgccgccgcttctggcggccgagagcggcctggggcggccttctgcagctgcagggaggctgccccggccctcgcccggttgtgctgccgccgccgccaggcccgcgccgcttgctgccgggagcccaggtaagcctgcgcggggggggggaggggttataagccgatcctcggcttatacgcgggtgcctaatttttccccatttttggggagaaattaggcacctcggcttatatgcgggtcggcttatacacgggtatatacggtaactaacagccatgaatacccctccatgaatatgtccactcccctcttaaagccttccaagctggcagccatcaccacatcctgaggcaaggagttccacaatttaactatgcgttgtgtgaaaaaatacttccttttatctgttttgaatctctcaccctccagctttagcagctgaccccgtgttctagtattatgggagagggagaaaaacctctccctgtccactcctatacatgaagccacctgggtgacctttgggctagtcacagttctcttacagctctctcagcctcacctatctcacagggtgtctgttgtggggaggggaagggaaggtgattgtaagctggtttgattctccttaaaaagtacagaaaatcggcatataaaaaccaactcttcttcttctaacaagaCCTCAGACAAGAAAATACTGCTTGAAAATAGACCCTGGATGAAATGCCAGCAAccctggagtggtggactgggaGGCTAAAGAAGGTCACATACCCCTCACTGATGGAGGGCCAAGAGCCAGCTGGAAAGGAGGGAGGCATCAATCTGCTCCTCCATGCAAGCCACGCTGCACCTTCATCAACACAAGGCAAAGCTCCTCCTTGCCACTGTACAGAGTGAAGCTGGGTGCCACTGTACCCATGGCTCTTCCTGGCTGGCCCAGGTCAGCAGGGCAAAGCCAGGCATTACTGTGTTGCTCACCAGCTGCACTGAGCCCAGGCTGGCATAGAGCAAAGCCTGGCACCGCCATGGTCCTCCCGGCTGGCCCTACCATAGGGGCTGGGGGCTGCTAACGGCAGTGGCCCACCCAGATTTTTCTCAGTAATGTGaatggccaatctggccctgTGGCTTGGCTTGGGAAAGGCGTACACAGAGGTATAAAACTGGCTGTCACCTTCTTGTTATCATATGAGAGGTATTTGACCTAGGCTGTGCTGCACAATCTGAATACCTGAACTCAACAACAAGTGGGGGAAAGTGGCCAAGATGCACGTTCTCCAGCACAGCTTCATGAAACCATGCAGATGCCTGAACAATTACCTCGGTTCTGCAGCACAGAACCCATGGTTTGGATGGGCATCACTGCAAAACATTAATCTCAATCTGCCAATGTGTGGTGTGTTCCAGAGTCAGACACAACCATGGCAAAGCACGATCtcaccagagacaaatggatcacagtatacattcagaggtggggacctgccctaaagcaagagacagttgcaaagctattggctactgatccaaatgtaacccttgccgtggcaaaatttttatctatggtttttaatgatactttATTTTAACTGTCCTGCTCAGATAGTgtttttctgtatgtttggttatttctgtattattgaatttattgaatttgtaTTGCTCATGTCCTGTTGGTccgcgagcataaagaacagaataaagggAAGGAATAACCGTGGCAAAGCCCCTGCTTAATCCACTTCTGTAGTTTAGTGAACCAGCCTCCAACTAAGAAGTGTGCAACTACTGTTTGGAGAGACCCTGAGACTTGGCTTCCTTTCCCAGCTGTCCATCCTCCATACGTACTTCCGAGATCTCCACAACCTTCTCTAGGTACTTGTTGAAGATGGAATACTGCTGTAGCTTGTTGTAGAGCCGCTGATGTTGCTGCTTCAGAGAGGCCATCTCCAGTTTGGCCTTGGCCAGCTCCTTCACTCGTTGCTTCTTCAGTTCCCTCTCCTTGTTGGCTTTCTTCAGGGCTCTGATTCGCTTCTGGTCATTCTCCTAATGTTGAACCCCCGGACAACACAtaattttgaaaagaaattgaGAGAAGAGGTTACTGGGAGCAGCTGGTGGTGTAGGGTCTATTGCTTCCTCATTCTGAATATATGGAGATGTTAAGAAGAGCcccctggtgcagagtggtaagcgcagagaggtaagctgcagtactgcagtcaaaagctctgctcatgacctgagtttgatcccgacggaagtcggtttcaggtagctggctcaaggttgactcagcctgccatccttccgaggttggtaaaatgagtatccagtttgctgggggtaaagtgtagatgactggggaaagcactggcaaaccaacccagtaaaacagtctgcctagtaaatatcaggatgtgatgtcaccccctgggtcagtaatgactacagggggactacctttacctttttatgacaGAAAGCCTGTCTTGCATGACCCTGGACCATGTTAAATATTTGAATGTGTTTAAGTGAATCTGAAGCTATGTTTCACTTAGCAGCTAGTAATGTTGAATCTGCGGCTCTGTAGTATCTACTGGGCTTACTTATTATGTTCTGCTAAACAGAACATGCTCCATCATGGACCCAGCCTTGTGTGTGTGAGTCTTACTGAATTAGGCTTTCATCACCCAGGACATGAAACGTGAGGAGGGTTGCTCAGCCAAGCCTGCTGCCCTCACTAAGCCTCTGACAAAATTACTATCTGGATTTACACCTACCACCTTCAAAACATGCATAATTATTTAATGTTCAATTTTTAATGTAcaatttaatgttattttaataacTGTTGGTTACATTATGAAAACTTTGCATATTTTGTGCCCTAGTTGCACCCCAGGAGAGTTACACTTCACTGCACTCACACATGgtcacacacaaagctgctttcaaggtcggtattgcctactcagactggcagccgttttctagggtctcaggttgaggtctttcacatcacctactgcttgatccttctaactggagatgccaagggttGAACCAAGGACCAGCAAGGGACAAATACCTGTATGAATTGCTCAAATTTCCTAATATATACTTTCAACTGGATTTCCTTTGCAGCCAGTTCCTCCCATCGGTTGTTCAGGGCTTCCATTCTCGTCTTGAATGCCTGGAATATTTAAACAGGGAAGACGCTGGTCAGAGGTCTGATTCCAATGGACTCTGAAGGTTCTGCATCCACTACTATTTCCTCCCAAAACACAGGTACAGTTGGGACAAAGAGATTGGTATTTTGGTCCCTGTAAAAGGACATGATCACTCAGGAATACACTGAGGAAGTTTTCAGCTGAATAGAGAATGACTTTATTCAGGACAGGCGCTACAGATCAAATAAAAGAGAGCTAGGCAAACCAAACTCCTCCATAGCAGCTATcctatctccagccaaaagaaagAGCCACGAGTAAAACCTGGCTTGGAACTACTCTGGATTCTGATTCCCTGGAACTATAATAAAACATGGAATAGATGTTTGCATATTACAGCCCTGATGAAGCAGAAAACTGTTCTGGGATGGTAGCTACGGATGGAATACAACGATGCGCGATTAGCTGGCAAATAAACATTGGCCGTATGGCTCTGTGACTGATAACTGGTTGGCAACAAAGTAAGGTGGGTTTGGCGGGTCAGAAAAACAAGGTATCCCCTTTGGTTCAAGAATCTCACCTCCTTTTGAGCCTCCATTGCCTGATGCACCAATTTagcttcttttttcttctccagCAGTCTAATGGAAGGTGATGGggactgctcctctgatactgggaaTTTCCTAAACACAAAGGACTATTATTTTCCCATGAAGAATGCAGAGAACTTGCCAAGACAAAGGACCTTGTGGGATGGGTAAGTCTTACATTGTCCATATATCTTCAGATAGATAAAGGGTGGGAAGGGAGAGTTTCCTAGTTGACAACAATGCTCAGAGAAGGGGCAAGCCTAGAGATGGCCTTCCCATTCTCTCACCCAGAAAACAGGGCAGAGTCTAGATGTAGTTAAAGAAGACCGGTACAGTTTGGAGAATTATCAGGAAAgaatatgaaaataaaacatcCAGCATCATAATGCCTTTACATAAGTATAATCCATGGTGTGGCTGTATTTGGAGTACTTTGTTTAGTTCTGATATCCCATCTCAAAAAGAATATTATACCAGTAAAAAgggttcagaattttttttatcaGTGCTAGAGCACCTCATTATGAGAAAAGGCTAAAGGATTTGGAAGGggattggtttatttatttaaaacatttgtgtaCCCCTTTCCCTCCAATCAGGGtctccaaggtggtgaacataaaaacattaaaatatttgaacaattttacaaaaacatttaaaattataaaacaattcaataaaaatgcATAACAAATAACACCAGAACCAAGGAGTagggccaataactgttattggtgatattgcaaatgaaacaaaaatatctTCACCCTCTGGCAggagacactgatagagggaggtAGACTACTCTTCCCTAGAGAAGGGAGTTCCAAAAATTTGGGTGCCATAACTGAGAAAACCCTGTCTCAGGTTGTCACCCATCTAGACTCAGTCAGCAGGGGCAACTGAGGTAAGATGACTGGAATGAACCGGTAGGTTCATGTGGGAGAAGGCGCAGAGGTCCTTAAGAAGGCAATTTAGAGACAAGATTGTTAACATGAAATGACAGAAGTTTATATATGGCAGAGAGAAGAGGGATAACaaatagccatttatgcatggctgtttcctcgtgggcACCCCGCCAACTAATTATACTTgtattttccgactgtcagaggtctcctgcatgtttccccgcatttccccTGCATATTCTGGATTTGGACCCTTGCCCTGAACCAGTGGGTGCTTTTTATGGTAAAAGTGGAGCTGGAAATTAAggaagggagaagaggaagatacttaaaatggggggggggagtaggaaaCAGAGGCAAAGAAATGACAATGGTTAAACAGCGATCCATGCTGGATAGAGAAGGCCAGTGGAAGGATTGTATGGCACAAGAGTCAAGGGGAAGAGATAAAGAATTGTGGAGGAGGGGATAGTTGAACTCACATCAGCAGTTTCAGCAACTTCTGCCCATATTGTATGCGGAAATATTCGCTGAGGTCCTCTTCTTCCATGGTGGACATGATGCCTGCTTACAAGCTAGACACCCCTTGCCCTTTTAACCTAAACACTCTGGGGAATCGAACACACCCTTTTCACCTCGGCCGTGCCTTATCTATGTGTAGTGAGCAAGGAAGCAGGCAGATGTGACCTATCAGAGCCAGTTGCAGTTGAGACCAGAGAATCTTGAGCTGTGGATATGGAAGATGCAAAAGAGTTGCTTAGCAACCAAAGAGCTATGCTGCATTGGGAATGAAGGATCTGTATTGCCCTTCTTGTGTGACAGGTATCAGCAAACTACTCCAGGTCTCCGTCATTTCCCCTAGAGAAGGTCTGAATACACCGGACCTTCTAAAAAAATTCTTCAGACCTTTCAAAATACAGACCTTCTATAAAATTCTTCAGACCTTTTACAATGACAGGAAGCAGCTATCACTTGAGAAGCAGGTCAAACTCACCTCTTCCTTTGACTACAATCAAAACATAGATGGTTGTATTTGAGTCAATATTGCAATATCGCAGGAGTCCACGAATCAGCTCCCCTGAGAGCCACATTTGGGATTCTCTTTGAGAAATGCCATCAACTgatttagaagaaggagaaggctGTGGCTGCCCTAAGCTAAGTCACCCTAAATGTCTTCCGCACCTCTGGGATGAAAGGCATGGCCAGTGAAGGCTTTCTGAAGAGTTCTCATTTTCTCCAgcgtgaaagccagcatggtgtagtggttaatagtggtggtttggaatggtggactctgatttggagaaccaggtttgactccccactcctccacatgagtggtggactcatctggtgaaccaggtttccccccacacacactttctgcACATTAAACATATGGAAAAGGTGTGTGGTAAAACAGCCCCTACAGGCTCTTTCATTTTACCAGAGCTATGGGGAATTTACCCAGGTGGCAAAGGTCCCAGGTTACTAGACCACAGTCAGGAGTTCGACTCTTTTGAGTTCTGTTCCATCACCACTCACCACAAAAATAAGAACTTTTAACAGCTGCCACTAGGAGGAGCAAGGAGAGCTCTTATGGTCTCCACTCTTCCTACCAGCCAGAAATCTCTTTTCAGCTACTTTTAATCCTTTCATTCATTTAATGTTCACAGACATTTCTTTGGATGCCCATTTCCATCTTTGCTGAGTTTTAGTCTCTTTCTTGGAGCAGCAAAGCCTGTGATGTGATTTAAATATCCTGGTGATTTTCCCACTCAACTTTCATTTGTTAGCAAGCATCAAGCAAGGATAGACTTGCATGTGGGGTTGCAAAACACTGCCCCACaccaaccatttttttaaaaaaaataatttttacttGGTAGATACTGACTAGAAAAAGTAACCAAATAGTGAACCCATAAATGATCTGTTATCATCACAAAAGCATAAGAAAAACCAGCACGTTCTGTGGACAGAAGCCCTTACGTCTTAGGCAGAGGAACAATAAAAGTTTACTGGAGGTacaccaaataaaacagaaaagtcttcacctgctggcagaagacagtgttagccgaattgctcctttaatatggggaaattagctgagcaatcggtaactatgtatttatatagcggggtcgcactcagctataccagaattcgtttaatgagaccttgaataaagacagacaaaggaTTCAGAATTAAATAATGTTCATGTCTTGTTCACtcaaatcaatgatgcatacacacatacaaagaagcCTAGGAatattcaaagagagtagtacaagcacagatgccaacgtggcaggaggtcgttagTGGGGGTATATTTACCTTCCagacgaggtgttgtccaagctcaagtagactaagacagagtgaaagttaaagccgagatgggggcaggggttcccgtagacttggacagcaaggcgggagggagcgtggtaaggctgcgcaaaaccaaaccaacagagtaacggcaaaggtgccaggaaagatctAAGGTGACATAAtaggctgggggcaccccagatatactgtttttctgggggcggggagaggggttcccccctcctaggttcccaggtggcaaaaggtgacaaaaggattaatctgtggctggggtggggtagtgagaatttggaaatctattctgattccgatggcttttgcaacctgggaggaactggaaattctctgctgacaagattaacattctggaacaatgggtgcaatctgtgcaaacgtcctgggaggaacgactcatcttgatatcaggatcgctgttgaagcccattaagctgtggatgttgcaagagggggggtgtttggcactgactacatgactgtctgctttccatgacatggctgcggctggatcagaggttgtacaggaacatggcttctctcaggttcaccggaggctgcccctgcatctgcttcctagctgctagctgcacggtgCTTGCAGGAGCGGCCAAGTCCGTTACAACGGAGTGCGCAGCGACCATCCCGTAGTGTTTGGGGCGGGCGTGCAGCCAGaacagtagtcgagtgcctgcatagcgggttgccaggtccagtccgggaggttTGGGCAGGTCTGTATGCTATCAACAGTGACTGAGGGaaacagacgaatctccctggggaagagaGTTCCAAAGAGTAAATAACTAGGAGGTCATTACTGAAGTCACTACAGTCTGTGTGTCCGGAAATCTTGCATTTTTCATTAATGTATTCTCGGACATTTCCATAATTGATCAATATACcagtttcaaataaataatatataattttACTTCCCAGCCTGTAAACTAAGACCAAGGACACTTTTCTGTAACTCCCAGAATGAATGGAGAATCGGCAATTATTAAACAGGATAATTACTATTTTAAAAGATGTGCCTGCTGTTTCTCTGGGCTGTGCCTACCCAGACAAAAGACTCCTAGTTCTACCGCCTGCCTGCTTTTTCTGTAAAAGAATAAAAGCTTTGTATTAACATAGTGGACTCTGCAGGGTAAAGTGTCCCAGTTATGATATTGTTTGGCATGGCTAATGATCACTGTGTTTAATTGTAAAGGGCTGGCCCCTATGAGAACAGCAATTTTTGGTATTCTGCAGCAATCCAAAATATCACACCAATAGGTTTgctaggtccaggttgggaaagacctggagatttcaggggtggagtcttaggagggtagagtttggggaggggcggggcttcaaCAGGGTAGAAagtcatagagcccaccttccaaagcagctgttttctccaggtgaactgatctctgtcgctcggagatcagttataatagtgggagatctcgtgccgccacctggaggttggcaaccctacacaccaaaATGGTGGTGGTGCCAGGGAAAATGCCAACCAGGATGCTGAGTAAGAGATCACAGCTATGAGCTGGGGGAGAAGGCGGTATGGGAGAAAGGAATGGGGGCCTGCcgggaggaggaagaaaatgggacttcccctccccccagaattCAAGTCCCCCTCTTGTAAGGTATGTTTCTGTGCATTCTTTATTTTCTCACAAATACGAATTTGCTTCAAGAGGCTGCAGTCATGATTTTGAGCTTTGGTGGTATAGATTTGTGGTGGGTGGAGCCAGCCAAAACCCATTGAGAAAGCCAGTTCATCTATTCCAATTCTTGTGCATGGAAGTCACCCCAGAGCTGGGACTTAGAAGGGAAGCATGTTGAACCAGTTAGACCTGTTggaacactacctgttgaatattACCTGGCGAACCAACAATTTGCTCCAATAGGACTACTTCATTTGTTAATTCTAAATTTACACCAATAGACCTGTTGGAACACGACCCGTTGGAACACTACCTGTTGAACCAACAACTTGAATTCATATTGAATTGTACCACCTGTTGAATATATATTTGTAAGATTATTTAATATACTGTTATATAAGCGGATTTTGTATGTTACATCCactatgtttatttttgtatattagTTGTGTTGAAATATTTTTAATGACTGTCTCATGGTGAGTTATAACCTACTTACGTTGAACTCATTTAACATTTAAAAGACTATATGTTTATAATCTATCAGtgttgtaatattttattttcgAAAGTacgagccccatggcacagagtggtaagctgcaatgctgcagttcaagctctgctcacgacctgagttcgatcccgacggaagtcggttttaggtagccagctcaaggttgactcagccttccatccttctgaggctggtaaaatgagcatccagcttgctgggggtaaagggaagatgattggggaaggcactggcaaaccaccccgcaaacaaagcctgcctagtaaacatcgggatgtgacgtcaccccatgggtcaggaatgacccggtgcttgcacaggagacctttaccttttatctgacTATAGTGAGGCTTGCTCAGTGGCAGCCGCAAACTCATCTTGGTAATATGGACATCTGTCGAACTCTGGGCTAGAAAGGACATGAAATTGCTCATCTGTTCCAATCTCTCCTCTGCGTTTTCTCAAGTGAAAATTAAAACTCTGGTGGTGGCCGCCAGATCAACAGGCTGACACTCTGTGCAAGCCTGGGCTAGTGTTGCAAGTGATGAAACCAGTTCCCATGATGCACAGTGGCAACTTTGAAATAATGGGATTTTAGTTCTTCACGTCGGGTGTGAAAAATATCACCTCCTGCTGGAACCATCAGGCCCCCAAGAGCTCCAGCAGGCATTCTTCAGGATGGACTGCATCTGTGTGACCAATTGAGTGTGACCTGTATATTCTACATCCTGTTGAAATCTCAGTTTCCTGTAAGACTAAGTGGTACACAATCAGGAAATGTTAGCTTATGTCAGTCCAGTCACAGAAATTGGGTCAGGGTTAGCAAGCGGTACAGAACGTGTTGCTGAGCGCTCAGCGCTACTCTGCCCTAGGCTGTAGCTGTATCACTCAgatagtagggtggccaacctccaggtactagctggagatctcctgctatttcaactgatctccagccgatagagataagtttccctggagaaaatggcagctttggcgattg from the Euleptes europaea isolate rEulEur1 chromosome 1, rEulEur1.hap1, whole genome shotgun sequence genome contains:
- the CCDC42 gene encoding coiled-coil domain-containing protein 42, with protein sequence MSTMEEEDLSEYFRIQYGQKLLKLLMKFPVSEEQSPSPSIRLLEKKKEAKLVHQAMEAQKEAFKTRMEALNNRWEELAAKEIQLKVYIRKFEQFIQENDQKRIRALKKANKERELKKQRVKELAKAKLEMASLKQQHQRLYNKLQQYSIFNKYLEKVVEISEFEEIREVIGRYKTLVGMHRDLVQSAQEGMEMIEQAKVRLARYKEEKDDEILQHNNELARLQMRFDHARSEVIVWESRWAHIQNTAAKKTLMLGTIKMATLNLFQSVGKQMKEALMVPIEDTHKQLDMIQLFIQDLSDIWAEVKKKEGRSQTSMH